A window of Insulibacter thermoxylanivorax contains these coding sequences:
- a CDS encoding 3'-5' exonuclease, protein MNAVVFDLELVKRFRKGQPSEIVEIGACKVDLSSREIIDQFQIYIAPRKGYIAKSTRSFINMSKQDMLSAVPFRVGIKRFVEWLGEDYYLCSWGKDDRIHLIDECIRKKVNLKWLINYNDIQKQIGAVLREDNRNQLGLQNALELAGIEPVGLAHRGIDDAINTARLMIRLLDHIQLQRNEVTDQEIKQFIQKRQRKRQARARALSTAKNKSPEASEEQKSDPS, encoded by the coding sequence GTGAACGCCGTCGTATTCGATCTAGAATTGGTGAAACGATTCCGCAAAGGACAACCTTCGGAGATCGTGGAGATCGGGGCTTGCAAAGTCGATCTTTCCTCGAGGGAGATCATCGATCAATTTCAGATCTATATCGCGCCGCGCAAAGGTTACATCGCCAAGAGCACGCGCAGCTTCATCAATATGAGCAAACAAGACATGTTGTCCGCTGTGCCCTTCCGCGTCGGCATCAAGCGGTTCGTCGAATGGCTGGGCGAGGACTATTACTTATGTTCCTGGGGCAAGGATGACCGCATTCACCTCATCGATGAATGCATCCGCAAGAAGGTCAACTTGAAGTGGCTCATCAATTACAATGATATTCAGAAGCAGATCGGCGCTGTGCTGCGAGAAGACAATCGCAATCAGTTAGGCCTGCAGAACGCCTTAGAGCTGGCCGGCATCGAACCCGTGGGGCTGGCGCACCGCGGGATCGACGACGCGATCAATACGGCGAGACTCATGATCCGGCTGCTGGATCATATCCAATTGCAGCGCAATGAGGTGACGGACCAGGAGATCAAACAGTTCATCCAGAAACGGCAGAGGAAACGACAAGCACGCGCCAGAGCACTTAGTACAGCCAAAAATAAATCCCCTGAAGCCTCAGAGGAACAAAAAAGCGACCCGTCCTAG
- a CDS encoding AzlD domain-containing protein, with translation MTLSEGFLWLLIGVSLVTLLPRVLPMVLITKFGMPEWLLRFLQYVPIAVMTALLVQAVLTEGESFIPLMENVNLLALIPTLIVAIATRSLLFTVITGIGAMFLLQLFGL, from the coding sequence ATGACGCTCAGCGAAGGATTCCTCTGGCTGCTGATCGGGGTCTCGCTCGTCACCTTGCTGCCCCGCGTGCTGCCGATGGTGCTGATCACGAAGTTCGGCATGCCGGAGTGGCTGCTGCGGTTCTTGCAATACGTGCCGATCGCGGTCATGACGGCGCTGCTGGTGCAGGCGGTGTTAACGGAAGGGGAGAGCTTCATTCCGCTGATGGAGAACGTGAATCTGCTCGCCCTTATTCCGACCCTCATCGTTGCGATCGCAACGAGAAGTCTATTGTTCACGGTGATCACAGGTATCGGCGCGATGTTCCTGCTGCAGCTGTTTGGTTTGTGA
- a CDS encoding AzlC family ABC transporter permease has protein sequence MPLERLTFWGGVKDCIPTLLGYLSIGFAAGVVGAAEGLSVLEIGLMSVFLYAGSAQFIVAGMMSAGSSILSIIVTVFFVNLRHLLLSAALAPMFRQYSAKKNFILGAQLTDETFGVAINRLTPNTTHRDQWMLGMNITAQINWVLATLVGAWFGTWIPNPQQFGLGFALPAMFAGLVVQSLIHRKKFRTDLIVAGSTIVYFVLAFLWLPGHIAVIAAAVAAAITGMVVER, from the coding sequence CTGCCGCTGGAACGGCTCACCTTCTGGGGTGGGGTGAAGGACTGTATCCCGACGCTGCTGGGATACCTTAGCATCGGCTTCGCTGCGGGAGTGGTCGGTGCGGCCGAGGGGCTGAGCGTTCTGGAGATCGGGCTGATGTCCGTGTTCCTGTATGCGGGCTCGGCGCAGTTCATCGTCGCCGGCATGATGAGTGCGGGCAGTTCGATCTTATCCATCATCGTCACCGTGTTCTTCGTCAATCTGCGCCATCTTCTGCTCAGCGCGGCGTTAGCTCCGATGTTCCGGCAGTATTCAGCGAAGAAGAATTTCATCCTGGGCGCCCAGTTGACCGACGAGACCTTCGGCGTAGCGATTAACCGTTTGACCCCGAATACGACCCATCGCGACCAGTGGATGCTGGGCATGAATATCACAGCGCAGATCAACTGGGTCTTGGCGACGCTGGTCGGCGCCTGGTTCGGCACCTGGATCCCGAATCCGCAGCAATTTGGGCTGGGCTTTGCCCTGCCGGCGATGTTCGCCGGGCTGGTTGTGCAGTCCCTGATCCACCGTAAGAAATTCAGAACGGACTTGATCGTTGCCGGCAGCACGATCGTCTACTTCGTCCTTGCCTTCCTCTGGCTGCCGGGCCATATCGCGGTGATCGCGGCGGCAGTGGCTGCGGCGATTACTGGGATGGTGGTGGAACGATGA
- a CDS encoding MATE family efflux transporter yields the protein MHQTYTLREKIRLFLKLLWPILITQVSYNAMTVVDTMMTGRAGTAQQAGVAVGFNLWMPISIGLGGIILAISPIIGQLLGSGEREKISQAVTQGLYVSLLISVVLITAGVFFLDPVLGLIDIDDPEVYHVAKHYLIAIGFGIIPYFASQVLRYFFDAQGYTGITMKIILLIGLPLNVVLNYLLIFGKLGLPRLGGIGAGAATAVTYWVILFVSILLAARLEVFRSYQLFRRWYRPSLTAWWEQIRIGVPIGLSIFFEASIFSLMTLLVASMFDTVTLAAHQVAMSFSSLMFMMPLSISMTLTIVVAYEVGSRRYDDARQYSVLGVLGALGIMSIGAMLLFFFREPIAYIYNNDRRVIELAAQFFLFAMIYQLSDASQASLQGILRGYKDVTVPFITALIAYWLIGIPSGYWLAQSTGLGPYGFWIGITIGLTCAAIGFFIRLRLVQRRVKQVQIAHAEV from the coding sequence ATGCATCAGACCTATACACTGCGGGAGAAAATCCGGTTATTCCTGAAGTTGTTATGGCCGATCCTCATCACGCAGGTCAGCTACAATGCGATGACCGTCGTGGATACGATGATGACGGGGCGTGCAGGTACAGCTCAGCAGGCGGGGGTGGCCGTTGGATTTAACCTGTGGATGCCCATATCGATCGGGCTTGGCGGGATCATCCTAGCGATCTCGCCGATCATCGGGCAGCTGCTGGGAAGTGGAGAGCGCGAGAAGATCTCCCAGGCCGTCACGCAGGGCCTCTATGTCTCTCTGTTGATCAGCGTAGTTCTGATCACGGCGGGGGTTTTCTTCCTCGATCCGGTTCTCGGACTCATCGATATCGACGATCCCGAAGTGTATCATGTCGCTAAGCATTATTTGATTGCCATAGGATTTGGCATCATCCCTTACTTCGCCTCGCAGGTGCTGCGATATTTTTTTGATGCACAAGGGTATACGGGGATTACGATGAAGATCATCCTGCTCATCGGTCTGCCGCTCAATGTCGTCCTTAACTATCTGCTCATCTTCGGCAAGCTTGGACTGCCCAGGTTAGGCGGAATCGGTGCCGGTGCGGCGACGGCGGTGACTTATTGGGTGATCCTCTTCGTCAGCATCCTGCTGGCGGCGCGGCTGGAAGTCTTCCGGTCGTATCAGCTGTTCCGCAGATGGTATCGGCCGTCCCTCACAGCATGGTGGGAGCAGATTCGCATCGGCGTGCCGATAGGTTTATCGATCTTCTTCGAGGCAAGCATCTTCTCTCTGATGACCCTGCTCGTCGCTTCGATGTTCGATACAGTCACGCTGGCAGCGCACCAAGTCGCGATGAGCTTCTCATCGCTGATGTTCATGATGCCGCTCAGCATCTCGATGACGCTGACGATCGTCGTCGCCTATGAGGTGGGCAGCAGGCGTTATGACGATGCGAGGCAGTATTCGGTGCTGGGCGTTCTAGGCGCCCTGGGGATCATGTCGATCGGCGCGATGCTCTTGTTCTTCTTCCGCGAGCCGATCGCTTATATCTACAATAATGACCGTCGGGTCATCGAACTGGCGGCTCAGTTCTTCCTGTTCGCTATGATCTACCAGTTGTCGGATGCTTCTCAAGCATCTCTGCAGGGAATCTTAAGGGGTTATAAGGATGTCACCGTGCCGTTCATCACGGCATTGATCGCCTATTGGCTGATCGGCATCCCCTCGGGATATTGGCTGGCGCAGTCCACAGGACTTGGTCCTTACGGATTCTGGATCGGCATTACGATTGGACTGACCTGTGCTGCCATTGGCTTCTTCATCCGTTTGAGGTTGGTGCAGCGCAGGGTCAAACAGGTCCAAATCGCGCATGCGGAGGTTTAA
- a CDS encoding NAD(P)/FAD-dependent oxidoreductase: MKKILILGGGYGGLLTALTARRYLTPEQAEITLVNRYSTHQIITELHRLAVGNLHEKAVALPLHKLLEGTDVGIRVDTVSEIIPDEKEVKLANGMTLTYDYLVIALGSETAFFGIPGLQENSFVLKSVDDAKRIHQHILQSIARYAKTKNPADATFVIGGGGLTGIELVGEMADMLPELCAQHGIDFNEVKLYCVEAMPTILRGFPEDLVERAKTSLEARGVRFILGQPITEVDGNKVSLKDGQIIEAGTVVWTGGVQGNSVVANSGIEVNRGRATVTPHLRSTSHPEIFLAGDSAVVMNPEGVPYPPTAQLAWQMGEAVGYNLSAVIKGGVLKEFQPVFSGTLGSLGRKDAIGTIGASGLKLKGTPAALMKEASNIRYLSQIRGLFALAY, from the coding sequence ATGAAAAAAATCTTAATCCTCGGCGGCGGCTACGGCGGATTGTTGACCGCTCTGACTGCACGCCGTTATCTGACGCCGGAACAAGCAGAGATTACATTAGTCAACCGATATTCGACGCACCAGATCATCACGGAACTGCATCGCCTCGCTGTAGGCAACCTGCATGAGAAAGCGGTGGCCCTGCCGCTTCATAAATTGCTCGAAGGAACCGATGTAGGCATCCGCGTGGACACGGTATCCGAGATCATCCCGGATGAGAAAGAGGTTAAACTGGCCAACGGCATGACCCTGACTTACGATTATCTGGTCATCGCGCTGGGCAGCGAGACGGCTTTTTTCGGCATCCCTGGACTGCAGGAGAACAGCTTCGTACTCAAATCCGTCGACGATGCCAAACGCATCCATCAGCATATCCTTCAGTCGATCGCGCGTTACGCCAAGACGAAGAACCCAGCGGACGCAACCTTCGTCATCGGCGGCGGCGGCTTAACAGGTATCGAATTGGTCGGCGAGATGGCCGATATGCTGCCAGAGCTGTGCGCCCAACATGGCATTGATTTTAATGAGGTGAAGCTTTATTGCGTAGAGGCCATGCCGACGATTCTGCGGGGCTTCCCGGAAGATCTGGTCGAGCGGGCGAAGACAAGCCTCGAAGCACGGGGAGTACGCTTCATACTCGGTCAGCCGATCACCGAGGTTGATGGGAATAAGGTTTCGCTCAAAGACGGTCAGATCATCGAAGCCGGAACCGTCGTATGGACAGGCGGTGTGCAGGGCAACAGCGTGGTTGCAAACAGCGGCATCGAGGTAAACCGCGGCCGGGCAACGGTGACACCGCACCTGCGATCAACGTCGCATCCGGAGATTTTCCTGGCGGGGGACAGTGCAGTCGTCATGAATCCGGAAGGCGTGCCTTATCCGCCGACGGCGCAGCTGGCTTGGCAGATGGGGGAGGCCGTCGGATATAACCTGTCCGCGGTGATCAAAGGCGGAGTGCTGAAGGAGTTCCAGCCGGTGTTCTCCGGAACGCTGGGCAGCTTGGGCCGCAAGGACGCCATCGGCACCATCGGCGCCAGCGGTCTTAAGCTAAAGGGCACGCCTGCTGCTCTGATGAAAGAAGCGAGCAATATCCGCTATCTGTCGCAGATTCGGGGCTTGTTCGCCCTGGCTTATTGA
- a CDS encoding DUF1641 domain-containing protein: MENTKNPEPKNSEAAAQSAGKTLQQDLLEQLMKPEVQSSLQTLVEQLPKITEMMTTMTKTYDLLQTVANDRILLDDMKGGFMQVLNPVKDKVKHYASAAIEAGDRAKSDTRTIGLFDLVKMLKDPQVQKMFRFLQAYMNVLSEREQQR; encoded by the coding sequence ATGGAAAACACAAAGAACCCCGAGCCAAAAAACTCGGAAGCAGCAGCTCAATCGGCGGGGAAAACGCTGCAACAAGATCTGCTTGAACAATTGATGAAGCCGGAAGTGCAATCTTCGCTGCAGACCTTGGTTGAACAATTGCCTAAGATCACCGAGATGATGACCACGATGACCAAAACCTACGATCTGCTGCAGACGGTTGCCAATGACCGCATCCTGCTCGACGATATGAAGGGCGGTTTCATGCAAGTCTTGAATCCGGTCAAGGACAAGGTGAAACATTATGCATCGGCTGCCATAGAGGCCGGAGACCGTGCGAAGAGCGATACCAGAACCATCGGTCTCTTCGATCTGGTCAAGATGCTGAAGGATCCGCAGGTCCAGAAGATGTTCCGTTTCCTGCAAGCATACATGAACGTGCTGTCCGAACGGGAACAACAACGCTAA
- a CDS encoding VOC family protein — translation MTKIHPNIEMGEVKLRVSQLERSIAFYEEIIGMRVLSRGEGMAELGAEEGKTLLVLEQIPDPSVKRPRRTTGLYHFAVLLPTRRDLGVFLKQVMDKGIEIGQADHAVSEALYISDPDDHGIEIYRDRPRIEWEYQPNGYIHMVTEPIDWRGLLHEAEGHEWHGLPAGTKIGHVHLHVNDLNAAKRFYCDQLGFDMMLDGSSGWGALFIAAGGYHHHLGLNIWAGAGAPRPPAGSPALDYYTILLPDETALQSLLDQLHRAGVEWSEAADGWYLEDPAGNRIRLNVMNAA, via the coding sequence ATGACGAAAATACATCCGAACATCGAAATGGGCGAAGTGAAGCTGCGGGTCAGCCAGCTGGAGCGTTCGATCGCATTCTATGAGGAGATCATCGGCATGCGCGTGCTCAGCCGCGGCGAAGGAATGGCGGAATTAGGGGCAGAAGAGGGCAAGACGCTGCTTGTGTTGGAGCAGATTCCGGATCCGTCGGTGAAGCGGCCGAGAAGAACGACGGGACTCTACCATTTTGCCGTGCTGCTGCCGACGCGGCGGGATCTGGGCGTCTTCCTGAAGCAGGTGATGGACAAGGGCATCGAGATCGGACAAGCGGATCACGCGGTTAGTGAAGCCTTATACATCTCGGATCCTGATGACCACGGGATCGAGATCTATCGGGACCGACCTCGCATCGAGTGGGAGTATCAGCCGAACGGGTATATTCATATGGTGACGGAACCGATTGATTGGCGCGGCTTGCTGCATGAAGCAGAAGGACACGAGTGGCATGGGCTTCCGGCTGGCACGAAGATCGGCCATGTGCATCTGCATGTGAATGATCTGAATGCGGCGAAGCGGTTCTACTGCGATCAGCTGGGCTTCGATATGATGTTGGACGGTTCGAGCGGCTGGGGCGCCTTGTTCATCGCTGCGGGCGGTTATCACCATCATCTCGGGCTGAATATCTGGGCCGGCGCGGGTGCGCCCAGACCGCCTGCAGGAAGTCCGGCTCTTGACTATTACACGATCCTGCTGCCCGATGAGACCGCTCTGCAGTCTCTGCTGGATCAGCTTCACCGCGCAGGGGTGGAGTGGTCGGAAGCGGCGGACGGCTGGTATCTGGAAGATCCGGCCGGCAATCGCATCAGGCTGAATGTGATGAATGCCGCCTAA